A part of ANME-2 cluster archaeon genomic DNA contains:
- a CDS encoding molybdopterin molybdotransferase MoeA, translating to MTPVDDAKKILDGFTFDRKTYVDIKDSFGRVLAGDIISKIKVPPYDRAEKDGYAIMDQNPDQRTFELIGETLAGDEREVIIKSGECCWVATGAKIPVGTNLVIPVEDTEECSDDVGIRIKVCESRVELNISRKGCDIERGATVLEEGCLLNERNIGILASLGIRNVRVYDTPNVAIISTGDELTQINDVNSLTLSAIVKQSGCSPFFIGTVSDDSGDIKKKLDEALKYDIILTSGGVSVGKKDLMPEVVFGMGEILFHGVRMRPGMPMLAGKIDEKPILCMPGNVTSCLVCANVFLLPMLRYMTHLPFIREIRSARLSEEVTSEYGMRRYLPVKLAGDVAYPTFNGSGLITSIAYADGFVVIREDETLTEGEVDVWVF from the coding sequence CTGACACCAGTGGACGATGCAAAGAAGATCCTGGATGGATTCACTTTTGATCGAAAAACTTATGTGGATATTAAAGATTCATTCGGACGTGTTCTGGCAGGGGACATTATTTCTAAGATAAAGGTTCCACCTTATGATCGGGCAGAGAAGGATGGGTATGCGATCATGGATCAAAATCCCGATCAAAGAACATTCGAATTGATCGGAGAGACACTTGCCGGAGATGAACGGGAGGTGATCATCAAAAGTGGTGAGTGTTGCTGGGTTGCAACCGGTGCGAAGATCCCGGTGGGTACAAATCTTGTTATTCCGGTTGAAGACACAGAAGAATGTAGTGATGATGTTGGAATTAGAATTAAAGTTTGTGAATCCAGAGTGGAATTGAATATTTCAAGGAAAGGGTGTGATATTGAGCGTGGAGCGACAGTTCTAGAGGAAGGCTGTCTTTTAAATGAGCGAAATATTGGGATACTCGCATCACTGGGTATCAGGAACGTGAGGGTCTATGATACACCTAATGTTGCGATTATCTCTACTGGTGATGAACTCACGCAGATCAATGATGTGAATTCATTGACACTTTCAGCGATCGTGAAACAATCGGGTTGCTCACCATTTTTTATTGGAACAGTATCCGATGATTCCGGGGATATAAAAAAGAAGTTGGATGAAGCACTTAAATATGACATCATACTGACGTCGGGAGGTGTTTCTGTTGGAAAAAAAGACCTTATGCCGGAGGTGGTTTTTGGGATGGGGGAGATACTCTTCCACGGTGTCAGGATGCGGCCTGGTATGCCAATGCTCGCAGGTAAAATAGATGAAAAACCGATTCTCTGTATGCCTGGAAATGTAACGTCATGTCTGGTCTGTGCCAATGTGTTTTTACTTCCAATGCTGAGATATATGACACATCTTCCGTTCATCAGGGAAATAAGGAGTGCAAGATTGTCAGAGGAAGTGACTTCAGAATATGGGATGCGTCGCTATCTTCCGGTTAAACTGGCAGGAGATGTTGCATATCCTACGTTCAATGGGTCCGGCCTGATCACATCGATAGCATACGCGGATGGTTTTGTAGTGATCAGGGAGGATGAAACGTTGACGGAAGGGGAAGTTGATGTCTGGGTTTTTTGA
- the proB gene encoding glutamate 5-kinase yields MRSLRANRVVVKIGTNTLASEGRGLNYGLIENIAEQISELKRQGKEFIVVTSGAIGLGCSELSLPKRPSEIVLRQVCAAIGQSKVMEVYHRAFEHYSGIVAQILLTYDDFSDEKKHENLRNGIRELLRLDVTPIVNENDVVAIDEIGKTFGDNDSLSAMVAVDTGADLLIILTDVDGLYDRDPGDNEGARLIRTVTAITPEIEVMAGQTGSKLAVGGMRTKITTARTCMEAGCDVVIANGREVDVIRKIVEGEEMGTLFCGRRLS; encoded by the coding sequence ATGAGGTCACTCAGAGCAAATCGGGTTGTTGTTAAGATCGGAACGAACACGCTTGCCAGCGAGGGGAGGGGTCTTAACTACGGATTGATCGAGAACATTGCAGAGCAGATATCCGAACTCAAGAGGCAGGGAAAGGAGTTCATTGTAGTTACATCGGGTGCGATCGGACTCGGGTGCAGTGAACTTTCGCTTCCAAAGCGACCATCCGAGATCGTTTTGAGGCAGGTTTGTGCTGCAATCGGGCAGAGCAAGGTTATGGAGGTGTATCATCGCGCCTTTGAACACTACAGCGGGATCGTTGCCCAGATACTCCTCACTTATGATGACTTCAGTGATGAGAAGAAACATGAGAACTTAAGGAACGGGATACGCGAACTCCTGAGGTTGGATGTTACGCCGATCGTCAATGAGAATGATGTTGTTGCTATAGACGAGATAGGTAAGACGTTTGGTGATAATGACAGTCTTTCAGCGATGGTCGCTGTTGATACAGGTGCGGATCTCCTGATAATCCTGACCGATGTTGACGGATTATATGACCGCGATCCGGGAGATAACGAAGGTGCAAGGTTGATCAGGACAGTTACAGCGATAACGCCGGAGATCGAGGTGATGGCTGGTCAAACCGGATCCAAACTTGCTGTTGGAGGAATGAGGACAAAGATCACTACTGCCAGGACCTGTATGGAAGCAGGTTGTGATGTGGTGATCGCAAATGGGAGAGAGGTTGATGTGATAAGGAAGATCGTTGAAGGGGAGGAAATGGGGACGTTGTTTTGTGGGAGGAGATTATCCTGA